A region of Paenimyroides aestuarii DNA encodes the following proteins:
- a CDS encoding ABC transporter ATPase has translation MLIPFEEMPKSARVWIYQSNRKMTDEELATANEVLTSFVENWAAHSTPLKASYQIKYNRFIILAVDQEYHAASGCSIDASVKIIQDLEQKFGIDLLDKMNVTYKTGAFIAHKSLIDFKKMAKEKAVNANTIVFNNLVNTIEEFEEFWEVPAGESWHSRFF, from the coding sequence ATGTTGATACCTTTTGAAGAAATGCCGAAATCGGCTCGGGTTTGGATTTACCAATCAAATAGAAAAATGACCGACGAAGAGCTGGCAACAGCAAATGAAGTGTTGACTAGTTTTGTAGAAAATTGGGCAGCACACAGCACTCCACTAAAAGCATCGTATCAAATAAAATATAATCGTTTTATTATTTTGGCGGTAGATCAAGAGTACCATGCAGCTTCGGGCTGTTCCATTGATGCTTCGGTAAAAATCATTCAAGATTTAGAACAAAAATTCGGAATCGATTTATTAGATAAAATGAATGTAACCTACAAAACAGGTGCATTCATCGCTCATAAATCATTAATCGATTTTAAGAAAATGGCAAAAGAAAAAGCTGTTAACGCCAATACCATTGTTTTTAACAATTTGGTGAATACCATTGAAGAATTCGAAGAATTTTGGGAAGTTCCTGCTGGTGAAAGCTGGCACAGCCGCTTTTTTTAA
- a CDS encoding ATP-binding cassette domain-containing protein gives MNKYENGDFIWKNNLNIQILSGSRIAVKGNNGSGKTTFIKILLDNLQPQQGTVFHKESKSVYIDQDYSLINNNLKVYEQAQQFNAFNLEEHEVKIRLNRFLFPQNTWDKSCNALSGGERMRLMLCCLTIRSESPDIIILAELTNNLDIQNKEILTNAINDYQGTLVVISHDETFLNQRNVNQTINLQ, from the coding sequence ATTAATAAGTATGAAAACGGCGATTTTATATGGAAGAACAATTTAAATATACAAATTTTAAGTGGATCACGTATTGCTGTAAAAGGTAATAACGGATCGGGCAAAACCACATTTATAAAAATATTATTAGATAATTTACAACCGCAACAAGGAACTGTTTTTCACAAAGAAAGTAAATCGGTTTACATAGATCAGGATTATTCTTTAATTAATAACAACTTGAAAGTGTACGAACAAGCACAACAGTTCAACGCTTTTAACTTGGAGGAACATGAAGTGAAAATCAGATTGAATCGTTTTCTTTTTCCTCAAAATACTTGGGACAAATCTTGTAATGCTTTAAGTGGTGGCGAACGTATGCGGTTAATGTTATGTTGTTTGACTATTAGAAGTGAATCGCCGGATATTATTATTTTAGCTGAGCTTACCAACAATCTCGACATTCAAAACAAAGAAATTCTTACTAATGCAATTAACGATTATCAAGGTACTTTAGTAGTAATTTCTCACGATGAAACTTTTTTAAATCAAAGAAATGTAAATCAAACAATAAATTTGCAATGA
- a CDS encoding serine hydrolase domain-containing protein encodes MTKKAIILLSFLITTNCFSQTDSNKIAVNNFLNYLSKENSFLGTVEMKKGNETVYSYKSNPLKAENGQYRVGSVTKIFTAIAVFQLIEEKKLTLQTPLSKFYPQIKYADQITIENLLSHTSGIFNITFWDNYYSTRNQNFSKEQILNIITKEKPDFKPNKDCSYSNSNYVLLGYIIEDLTGKSYATNIDERIVKKAGLQKTFVAENEQDIKQYKSYLFNGKDWFEDVSSHPSLPFAAGAIISNVSDLNKLMYHLFHGDLVSNESLAVMQKLKSKAIGHGLFKAPFYDKIGWGHTGGIDEFKSAALYFPSEDLYLSITCNGSRLNINDIMVGILSAYFDKKYEYPVFYHSEVTKPELAIFTGTYKAKIAGLVTIAKFEITEAENNYLFMNELENGKIGERALLERMDANTFFLRNAKGKLIFTMENNKVKNLVLEQGKMAIKCVKVK; translated from the coding sequence ATGACAAAAAAAGCAATTATCTTATTAAGTTTTTTGATAACAACAAACTGTTTTTCACAAACGGATAGCAATAAAATTGCAGTAAATAACTTCCTAAATTACCTTTCAAAAGAAAATTCTTTTTTGGGAACGGTAGAAATGAAAAAGGGGAATGAAACGGTGTATTCCTATAAATCGAATCCATTAAAAGCAGAAAATGGTCAATACAGGGTTGGTTCTGTCACTAAGATTTTTACAGCTATTGCTGTTTTTCAATTGATTGAAGAAAAAAAACTAACACTTCAAACACCTTTGAGCAAATTTTATCCTCAGATTAAATATGCTGACCAAATAACAATTGAAAATTTACTTTCACATACAAGCGGCATCTTCAATATTACTTTTTGGGATAATTATTACTCCACAAGAAATCAAAACTTTTCAAAAGAGCAGATTTTAAATATCATCACGAAAGAAAAACCCGACTTTAAACCCAACAAAGATTGTTCATACAGTAATTCAAATTACGTGTTATTGGGATACATTATTGAAGACCTTACGGGGAAAAGTTATGCAACAAACATAGATGAACGTATTGTGAAAAAAGCAGGATTGCAAAAGACTTTCGTTGCAGAAAATGAACAAGACATTAAGCAGTATAAATCGTATTTATTTAACGGAAAAGATTGGTTTGAAGATGTGAGTTCGCATCCCAGCCTTCCTTTTGCAGCAGGTGCCATCATTTCAAACGTAAGTGATTTGAACAAATTAATGTATCACTTATTCCACGGAGATTTAGTTTCAAACGAATCACTTGCCGTAATGCAAAAACTAAAAAGCAAAGCAATTGGACACGGATTATTTAAAGCACCATTTTACGATAAAATTGGTTGGGGGCATACGGGTGGAATTGATGAGTTTAAAAGTGCTGCATTGTATTTTCCGAGTGAGGATTTGTATCTATCAATCACTTGCAATGGTTCGCGATTAAACATCAACGATATAATGGTGGGTATTCTTTCTGCTTATTTCGACAAAAAATATGAATATCCTGTATTTTATCATTCGGAAGTTACCAAGCCTGAATTAGCTATTTTCACAGGGACATATAAAGCAAAAATTGCCGGTTTAGTAACGATTGCAAAGTTTGAAATCACCGAAGCCGAAAACAATTATTTGTTTATGAACGAACTTGAAAACGGAAAAATAGGCGAAAGAGCTTTGTTGGAACGAATGGATGCAAACACATTCTTTTTACGAAATGCAAAAGGCAAATTGATTTTTACAATGGAAAACAACAAAGTAAAAAATCTGGTGTTGGAACAAGGAAAAATGGCTATTAAGTGTGTAAAAGTAAAGTAG
- a CDS encoding glycoside hydrolase family 3 N-terminal domain-containing protein has protein sequence MKKIWVTFLLAPILLVAQPKQKFQAPDKWVDSVYNQMSFNEKVGQLFMVAAYSNRDEKHLQELLDLVRSKNIGGVIFFQGGPGRQAHMTNKLQAASKLPLFVGIDAEWGLGMRLDSTYVYPWNMNLGAIQNNDLIEQMGTQMGEQAKRLGVHFMFAPVVDININPLNPIIGNRSFGESKENVADKATALMRGMQKNNVFATAKHFPGHGDTATDSHHALPNIGFDRKRLDNIELYPYKKLIKEGLASVMVAHLSVPALEPKSGVPTSLSYNTITKLLKEELNFKGLIFTDALNMKGVANHKSPGEVDLAAFLAGNDVLLFAENVPLAVEKFNQAFEKGEFTEERLAHSVKKILLYKYKAGLNKYQPILTKNLYKDLNKEEYTNLSYKLYEDMVTVVKNNKNIVPFKSAKPQNIAYVKLGDDVNDTFIEALQANQPVTVFNHYQIEDHLNDLKAFDLIIVGYHKADGVWKKHDMARNEINLLDNIAKNNKTIFVSFAKPYAISDVKDFSNFEAVVLGYQNNVIAHRKVTDVLFGMQAAKGKLPVSIGSHFKYGDGITTKANKNLRYGRASEQGFNEEKLKEIDAFVQTAIRNKYTPGAQVLVAKNGNIVYNKSFGTMTYNDHLTVNNQTIYDLASLSKMLGTLPMVMKMYDDGKLRFDQKLGDLLPEFKNTDKAHITIKELLTHNSGLVAWIPFYKETLENGKPNATLYKPTFSNDYNLQINDNLFLKSDYKKVVLQTIAASKLGRKEYKYSDLNFILLAEIVERTYKKPLNELVNQYFFDKISANNLTYLPLTKFDVSQIAPTEEDTYYRYTTVQGYVHDMGAAMFGGVAGHAGLFGNALDVAKMMQLFLDKGRFNGEQLLSEKTINDFNTCYYCKEGNRRGAGFDKPQLGKSGPTCGCASMNSFGHTGFTGTMAWADPENDLIYVFLSNRTYPNADENKLSKANTREDIQQVIYDALK, from the coding sequence ATGAAAAAAATCTGGGTAACGTTTTTATTAGCTCCTATATTACTAGTTGCACAACCAAAACAAAAGTTTCAAGCACCTGATAAATGGGTTGATAGCGTTTACAATCAAATGTCGTTCAATGAAAAAGTGGGGCAACTTTTTATGGTAGCCGCATACTCCAACCGCGATGAAAAGCACCTTCAAGAACTCTTAGATTTGGTACGATCTAAAAATATTGGCGGTGTGATTTTTTTTCAAGGCGGACCGGGCAGGCAAGCACACATGACTAATAAATTACAAGCGGCTTCAAAATTGCCTTTATTTGTTGGTATTGATGCCGAATGGGGATTGGGCATGCGTTTAGATTCTACTTATGTTTATCCTTGGAATATGAACCTTGGAGCCATTCAAAACAACGATTTAATAGAACAAATGGGCACGCAAATGGGCGAACAAGCAAAACGCTTGGGAGTTCATTTTATGTTTGCACCTGTGGTTGACATCAATATCAATCCATTGAACCCTATTATTGGTAACCGCTCATTTGGAGAATCAAAAGAGAACGTAGCCGATAAAGCAACTGCTTTAATGCGCGGCATGCAAAAAAATAATGTGTTTGCAACAGCCAAGCATTTTCCGGGACATGGCGATACAGCAACCGATTCGCATCATGCGTTACCCAATATCGGTTTTGATAGAAAAAGATTAGACAATATTGAATTGTATCCATATAAAAAATTGATCAAAGAAGGTTTGGCATCGGTTATGGTGGCGCATTTATCAGTACCTGCACTAGAGCCAAAATCGGGTGTTCCTACCTCCTTGTCATACAACACTATTACCAAGCTTTTAAAAGAAGAATTAAATTTTAAAGGATTGATTTTTACAGATGCTTTAAATATGAAAGGTGTTGCCAACCACAAATCGCCGGGTGAAGTTGATTTAGCAGCCTTTTTAGCCGGAAACGATGTGTTGCTTTTTGCAGAAAATGTGCCCTTGGCAGTTGAAAAATTCAATCAAGCATTTGAAAAAGGCGAATTTACAGAAGAGCGATTGGCACATTCGGTAAAAAAAATATTGCTTTACAAGTACAAAGCAGGTTTAAATAAATACCAACCAATCCTTACAAAAAATCTGTATAAAGATTTAAACAAAGAAGAATATACCAACTTAAGCTACAAGTTGTACGAAGATATGGTTACTGTTGTTAAAAACAATAAAAACATAGTACCTTTTAAAAGTGCTAAACCTCAAAATATTGCCTATGTGAAATTGGGCGACGATGTGAACGATACATTTATCGAAGCTTTGCAGGCAAACCAACCTGTAACGGTTTTTAATCATTATCAAATCGAAGATCATTTGAACGATTTAAAAGCATTCGATCTAATAATTGTGGGCTATCACAAAGCAGACGGAGTGTGGAAAAAACATGATATGGCACGCAATGAAATCAACTTGCTAGACAATATCGCCAAAAACAATAAAACCATTTTTGTGTCTTTTGCAAAGCCATACGCAATAAGTGATGTGAAAGATTTTTCAAATTTTGAAGCCGTAGTTTTAGGCTATCAAAACAATGTGATTGCCCATAGAAAAGTAACCGATGTTTTGTTTGGAATGCAGGCTGCAAAAGGAAAATTACCTGTTTCTATTGGTTCTCATTTTAAATATGGTGATGGAATAACAACCAAGGCCAATAAAAATTTGCGTTACGGCCGTGCCAGCGAACAAGGTTTTAACGAAGAAAAATTAAAAGAAATCGATGCGTTTGTTCAAACAGCGATTAGAAACAAATATACACCTGGTGCACAAGTTTTAGTAGCTAAAAACGGAAATATTGTGTATAATAAATCGTTTGGAACCATGACCTATAACGATCATTTAACTGTGAATAATCAAACCATTTACGATTTGGCTTCGCTTTCTAAAATGTTGGGAACCTTGCCCATGGTGATGAAAATGTATGACGACGGAAAGTTGCGTTTCGACCAAAAATTAGGAGATTTATTGCCCGAATTTAAAAATACAGATAAAGCACATATCACTATAAAAGAATTACTAACACACAATTCTGGTTTAGTTGCTTGGATTCCGTTCTACAAAGAAACCTTGGAAAACGGCAAGCCTAATGCAACTTTATACAAACCTACTTTTTCAAATGATTATAATTTACAGATTAATGATAATTTATTTTTAAAATCAGATTATAAAAAAGTTGTTTTGCAAACCATTGCTGCATCAAAATTGGGCAGAAAGGAATACAAATACAGCGATCTTAATTTTATTCTTTTGGCTGAAATTGTAGAACGAACCTACAAAAAACCGTTGAATGAATTGGTGAACCAGTATTTTTTTGATAAAATATCAGCAAACAATTTAACCTATCTTCCGTTAACAAAATTTGATGTATCGCAAATCGCACCAACCGAAGAAGATACCTATTACCGATACACCACCGTTCAAGGATATGTGCACGATATGGGTGCTGCGATGTTTGGCGGAGTTGCAGGTCATGCAGGATTGTTTGGCAATGCATTGGATGTTGCAAAAATGATGCAGCTTTTTTTAGACAAAGGCAGATTTAATGGCGAACAATTGCTCTCTGAAAAAACCATTAACGATTTTAATACCTGTTATTATTGCAAGGAAGGAAATAGGAGAGGAGCCGGTTTCGATAAACCCCAATTAGGCAAAAGCGGACCTACCTGCGGTTGTGCTTCCATGAACAGTTTTGGGCATACAGGTTTCACAGGAACAATGGCTTGGGCAGATCCAGAAAACGATTTAATTTATGTTTTTTTATCGAACCGAACCTATCCAAATGCCGATGAAAATAAGCTTTCAAAAGCCAATACCCGAGAAGATATTCAGCAAGTGATATACGATGCACTTAAATAA
- the bshA gene encoding N-acetyl-alpha-D-glucosaminyl L-malate synthase BshA yields MKIAIVCYPTFGGSGVVATELGIELAKRNHEVHFITYSQPVRLALLNKNIHYHEVVVPEYPLFHYQPYELALSSKIVDTVKEFGIDLLHVHYAIPHAFAGYMAKQMLADQGISLPMVTTLHGTDITLVGNHPFYKTAVSFSINQSDYVTSVSEDLKKSTYELFDTTKDIHVIPNFIEEKNTFDANFQCKRSLFAHEGERIVTHVSNFRKVKRILDVVKVFHGIQQQIPAKLMMVGDGPERLGAEELAKELGIENKVIFFGNSSEIDSILKYSDLFLLPSETESFGLAALEAMANKVPVISSNTGGLPEVNVEGVSGFLNNIGDIDGMVSNALHILKDDRSLATFKEQAFAHSKNFSVEKIVPLYETIYNKALKNTPV; encoded by the coding sequence ATGAAAATAGCCATAGTTTGCTATCCAACCTTTGGTGGAAGTGGTGTAGTTGCTACCGAATTAGGTATTGAACTTGCCAAGCGCAACCACGAAGTTCATTTTATAACTTATAGCCAGCCGGTGCGTTTGGCACTTTTAAATAAAAATATTCATTACCATGAAGTGGTCGTGCCAGAATATCCATTGTTTCATTACCAGCCTTATGAATTGGCGCTTTCTAGCAAAATTGTAGATACAGTTAAAGAATTTGGTATCGATCTTTTACATGTACATTATGCCATTCCACATGCTTTTGCGGGTTATATGGCAAAACAAATGTTGGCAGATCAAGGAATTTCATTGCCAATGGTAACCACATTGCATGGTACGGATATCACATTGGTGGGCAATCACCCGTTTTATAAAACCGCGGTGAGTTTTAGTATCAACCAGTCCGATTATGTAACTTCGGTTTCTGAGGATTTAAAAAAATCTACCTATGAATTATTCGATACCACGAAAGATATTCATGTAATTCCCAATTTCATAGAAGAAAAAAACACCTTTGATGCCAATTTTCAGTGCAAACGAAGCCTATTTGCCCATGAAGGTGAACGTATTGTTACCCATGTGAGTAACTTTAGAAAAGTGAAACGCATATTGGATGTAGTAAAAGTTTTTCATGGAATACAACAACAAATTCCAGCAAAATTAATGATGGTGGGCGATGGTCCCGAACGATTAGGAGCAGAAGAACTAGCCAAAGAATTGGGTATCGAAAACAAAGTGATATTCTTTGGAAATTCGTCTGAAATCGACAGTATTCTGAAGTATTCAGATTTATTTTTATTACCTTCTGAAACCGAGAGTTTTGGCTTAGCCGCATTAGAAGCCATGGCCAATAAAGTGCCGGTAATATCATCAAACACCGGAGGACTACCAGAAGTAAATGTAGAAGGTGTTTCGGGCTTTTTAAACAATATAGGCGATATAGACGGAATGGTAAGCAATGCCTTACACATTTTAAAAGACGATCGATCTCTTGCTACTTTTAAAGAACAAGCATTTGCACATTCAAAAAATTTCAGCGTAGAAAAAATTGTTCCGCTTTATGAAACAATTTACAATAAAGCATTAAAAAACACGCCTGTTTAG
- a CDS encoding T9SS type A sorting domain-containing protein, with protein MKLKLLFAFLIATISNAQTQIGQDIVGDMSDDRFGHGVALSADGSVMAVSAPGNDNNGTDTGHIRVYSKASGTWTQIGQDIEGAIADDQIGYKIALSDDGSTVAFSAFSAKRTTNNISHRGYVSVYKNVNSIWTKVGQDIVDTTADLLFGLAISLSSDGSTVAIGSPTNFAIFFEQVQVYKNIAGTWQKIGGFSIYNNSTNDILSLRYGHNVSLSGDGTILAFSDIDGKPTGGNFDSGLVYVYKYQLGTWAKVGNTLYGNNQNESYGYRLVLSSDGGTLAIAGGPNIKGLNSGHVEVYKNQANNWLKVGNNITGEAAGDYCGSGLAISANGNAITIGSTGADTTNGTDSGKVRIFENIQNNWVEKGSVIGANTGDRVGSSIALSKDGYSLAVGNPGANSVGGKSLIIDKQNVSENLLQANNYQAKGTSPGSVQVFNLSGILSSDTFVLENFNIHPNPTTDIINIELKENLSLEKVLIYNTNGQLVKETSEKTINVSGFAKGIYNVQVYTNQGKATKKIIVQ; from the coding sequence ATGAAACTAAAACTACTATTTGCATTCTTAATTGCTACAATAAGTAATGCACAAACACAAATTGGGCAGGATATTGTAGGCGATATGTCTGACGACAGGTTTGGGCACGGTGTTGCCTTATCTGCAGATGGGAGTGTTATGGCAGTATCAGCCCCAGGAAATGATAACAACGGAACAGACACTGGACATATTAGAGTTTACTCAAAAGCATCAGGTACTTGGACACAAATTGGACAGGATATTGAAGGAGCAATAGCAGATGATCAAATAGGATATAAAATAGCACTCTCTGATGATGGGAGTACAGTAGCATTTTCTGCTTTTTCAGCTAAGCGTACTACAAATAATATTTCTCACAGAGGTTATGTAAGTGTTTACAAAAATGTAAATAGTATATGGACAAAGGTTGGTCAGGATATAGTTGATACTACTGCTGATTTACTTTTTGGATTAGCAATCTCCTTATCAAGCGACGGTTCTACTGTTGCGATTGGCAGTCCTACTAATTTTGCTATATTTTTTGAACAAGTACAAGTTTATAAAAATATAGCTGGGACGTGGCAAAAAATTGGTGGATTTAGTATATATAATAATTCAACTAACGATATTTTATCCTTACGTTACGGGCATAATGTTTCCTTATCTGGAGATGGTACGATATTAGCTTTTAGTGATATAGATGGTAAACCAACTGGAGGGAATTTTGATAGCGGACTTGTATATGTATATAAATATCAGCTTGGCACCTGGGCTAAAGTAGGAAATACTTTATACGGAAATAATCAAAATGAAAGTTACGGGTATAGATTGGTTCTATCTTCGGATGGTGGCACTTTAGCTATTGCTGGTGGTCCAAATATTAAGGGATTAAACTCTGGACATGTTGAAGTTTATAAAAATCAAGCTAATAACTGGTTAAAGGTAGGAAACAATATTACGGGTGAAGCTGCAGGTGATTACTGCGGTTCAGGCTTAGCAATTTCAGCTAATGGAAATGCCATAACTATTGGTAGCACTGGTGCTGATACAACAAATGGAACAGACAGCGGTAAAGTTCGCATCTTTGAGAATATTCAAAATAATTGGGTTGAAAAAGGAAGTGTAATTGGAGCTAATACTGGTGACAGGGTAGGATCATCTATTGCACTCTCTAAAGACGGATATAGTTTAGCTGTTGGAAATCCCGGAGCTAACAGTGTAGGAGGCAAATCATTGATTATTGATAAACAAAATGTTAGCGAGAACTTATTGCAGGCTAATAATTACCAAGCAAAGGGAACATCTCCTGGTTCTGTACAAGTTTTCAATTTATCAGGCATTTTATCATCAGATACTTTTGTATTAGAAAACTTCAATATTCACCCTAATCCTACAACCGATATTATAAATATTGAATTGAAAGAAAACTTATCGTTGGAAAAAGTGTTGATCTACAATACTAACGGGCAATTAGTGAAAGAAACTTCTGAAAAAACAATTAATGTAAGTGGTTTTGCTAAAGGAATTTATAATGTACAGGTTTATACTAATCAAGGTAAAGCAACTAAAAAAATAATCGTACAGTAA
- a CDS encoding T9SS type A sorting domain-containing protein — MKLKLLFALLIVTISNAQTQVGQDIVGDMADDKFGHGVALSADGSVMAVSAPGNDNNGANAGHIRVYSKASGTWTQIGQDIEGTNADDQIGYKIAISDDGSTLAFSTITKKEITPSTYYGNIIKVGSISIYKNVNGSWVQIGQELREDDPSPIFGQTSGFGLSFSLSSDGTTIAIGQNSAQNYNNKVIIYKFIFGNWAKIKEIISNDYNVTPNAEDFFTSHSEFAWNVYLSGDGNTLAFSDITGNTLSSVNESGIVIVYKYQSGAWIKVGNTLSGKSKNINFGHRVQLSADGSILAISVRGSSVGGAGSGHVEVYKIMGNNWVQIGNDIVGDAAMDFCGQGLAMSANGNALAIGCTGCDTVNGTDTGKVRIFENIQNNWIEKGSVIGANAGDKIGWSIALSKDGYNLAVGNSGSSSVGGKPYTTNFEEQTVSDNLLQANNYQAKGTFPGSVQVFNLSGILSSDTFVLQNFNIYPNPTTDILNIELKENLSLEKVFIYNTNGQLVKETSEKTINVNGFAKGIYNVQVLTNQGNATKKIIVK, encoded by the coding sequence ATGAAACTAAAACTACTTTTCGCGTTGCTGATTGTTACAATAAGTAATGCACAAACACAAGTTGGACAGGATATTGTAGGCGATATGGCAGATGACAAATTTGGACATGGTGTTGCCTTATCAGCCGATGGAAGTGTTATGGCAGTATCTGCCCCAGGGAACGATAACAACGGAGCAAACGCTGGACATATTAGAGTTTACTCAAAAGCATCAGGTACTTGGACACAAATTGGGCAGGATATTGAAGGAACGAATGCCGATGACCAGATTGGATATAAAATAGCGATATCTGATGATGGTAGTACTTTAGCATTCTCAACCATTACTAAAAAAGAAATAACTCCTTCAACTTATTATGGTAACATAATTAAAGTTGGTAGCATTAGTATATACAAAAATGTAAATGGCTCTTGGGTACAAATAGGACAAGAATTGAGAGAGGATGATCCTAGTCCAATTTTTGGACAAACTTCTGGATTTGGATTATCATTTTCATTATCTTCAGACGGTACTACAATCGCTATTGGACAGAATAGTGCCCAAAATTATAATAATAAAGTTATTATTTATAAGTTTATATTTGGGAATTGGGCTAAAATAAAAGAAATCATTTCGAATGATTATAATGTAACTCCTAATGCGGAAGATTTTTTTACCTCACATAGTGAGTTTGCATGGAATGTATATTTATCAGGAGATGGCAATACTCTAGCTTTTAGCGACATTACTGGTAATACCTTATCTAGTGTTAATGAAAGTGGTATTGTGATAGTTTATAAATATCAGTCAGGAGCATGGATAAAAGTAGGAAATACACTATCTGGAAAAAGTAAAAATATAAATTTTGGTCACAGAGTACAGCTTTCTGCAGATGGAAGTATTTTAGCAATTAGTGTAAGAGGTTCTTCTGTAGGTGGCGCAGGTTCTGGTCATGTAGAAGTTTATAAAATTATGGGTAATAACTGGGTACAAATAGGAAATGATATTGTAGGCGATGCAGCAATGGATTTTTGTGGTCAAGGTTTAGCTATGTCAGCAAATGGAAATGCCTTAGCTATAGGCTGTACAGGATGTGACACAGTAAACGGAACAGATACTGGCAAAGTTCGCATCTTTGAAAACATTCAAAACAATTGGATTGAAAAAGGCAGCGTAATTGGTGCTAATGCAGGCGATAAAATAGGTTGGTCTATTGCATTATCGAAAGACGGATACAATTTAGCCGTTGGAAATTCCGGCAGTAGCAGCGTGGGTGGTAAACCATATACTACAAATTTTGAAGAACAAACTGTTAGCGATAATTTATTGCAGGCAAATAATTATCAAGCAAAAGGAACTTTTCCAGGTTCTGTCCAAGTTTTCAATTTATCTGGCATTTTATCATCTGATACTTTCGTTTTACAAAACTTCAACATCTATCCTAACCCTACAACCGATATTCTAAACATTGAATTGAAAGAAAACTTATCGTTGGAAAAAGTATTTATTTACAACACAAACGGTCAATTGGTAAAAGAAACATCTGAAAAAACAATTAATGTAAATGGTTTTGCAAAAGGTATTTACAATGTACAGGTTTTAACCAATCAAGGTAATGCTACTAAAAAAATAATCGTAAAATAA